One genomic segment of Planctomyces sp. SH-PL62 includes these proteins:
- a CDS encoding helix-turn-helix domain-containing protein, with the protein MNDEILTIVETGQSLGRSVGAVRQYVRFFGLPSIKVGSRNFVKRSDLDAWRVRPDIAAMLVAGDYLNRSKKGQASPGPA; encoded by the coding sequence GTGAACGACGAAATCTTGACCATCGTCGAGACTGGGCAATCGCTGGGCCGATCGGTCGGGGCGGTCCGGCAGTACGTCCGATTCTTCGGGCTGCCGTCGATCAAGGTCGGCTCCAGAAACTTCGTCAAGCGAAGCGACCTGGACGCCTGGCGGGTCCGGCCCGACATCGCGGCCATGCTGGTGGCCGGCGACTACCTCAATAGGTCGAAGAAGGGGCAGGCGTCGCCCGGCCCCGCTTGA
- a CDS encoding helix-turn-helix domain-containing protein, with protein sequence MIHSSPLRVKAAVREQHGATRTIPFAFRADPIALDGLGLNRTARAVFVLLLDNARSRGWRSRLSNGTLARILGCCEMTVGRALLALERAGLIARDYTHGGRVRTGIRVTWEALQQSCGTERACVQQECGTGSTAAREGFNIPVELTRAPHQSEEQTAPILSQDEDPEEAARFAQLGPAGYLRAMIEAGRKDARRASAPPPTSRIGDAPAKGRSEPDATPAKVAAVGRPPSRLPGRVWTIPGAKSAGCSGISPTASQRACQDDRRDVAA encoded by the coding sequence ATGATCCACTCCAGCCCCCTGCGAGTCAAGGCGGCCGTGCGCGAACAGCACGGCGCGACCCGAACAATCCCCTTCGCCTTCCGGGCCGACCCGATCGCCCTGGACGGACTCGGGCTCAATAGGACCGCCCGCGCCGTGTTCGTCCTCCTCCTGGACAACGCCCGCTCCCGCGGCTGGCGGTCTCGACTCAGCAACGGCACGCTCGCCCGGATCCTCGGTTGCTGCGAGATGACCGTCGGTCGGGCCTTGCTCGCCCTCGAAAGGGCCGGGCTGATCGCCCGCGACTACACCCACGGCGGCCGGGTCCGCACGGGCATCCGCGTGACCTGGGAAGCCCTCCAACAGTCGTGTGGTACTGAACGGGCGTGCGTTCAACAGGAGTGTGGGACGGGTTCGACAGCGGCGCGGGAGGGGTTCAACATCCCTGTCGAACTAACCAGAGCGCCCCATCAGAGCGAGGAACAGACCGCCCCGATTCTCTCCCAGGATGAAGACCCGGAGGAAGCGGCCCGCTTCGCGCAGCTCGGCCCAGCGGGATACCTCCGCGCGATGATCGAGGCCGGACGGAAGGACGCCCGTCGAGCGAGCGCCCCGCCGCCGACGTCGAGAATCGGCGACGCGCCCGCCAAGGGTCGGAGCGAACCGGACGCCACGCCCGCCAAGGTTGCGGCGGTCGGACGCCCCCCGTCCCGCCTTCCGGGCCGCGTCTGGACGATCCCAGGCGCGAAGTCGGCCGGATGCTCGGGGATCTCGCCCACGGCTTCACAGCGGGCCTGCCAGGACGATCGGCGGGACGTCGCCGCTTGA